From the genome of Tsukamurella pulmonis:
GCCGCCGCAGCACATCGCGATGAGCGCGGTCGACGCGTCGCGCCGCTCCAGCTCGTGCAGCGCGGTGGTGATCAGGCGAGCGCCGGTGGAACCCACCGGGTGGCCGAGCGCGATGGCGCCGCCGTTGACGTTGACCTTGTCCGGATCGGGGCCGATCACCTGCTGCCACGAGAGCACGACCGAGGCGAAGGCCTCGTTGACCTCGAAGAGGTCGATGTCGCTCAACGCGCGGCCGGAACGTTCGAGGACGCGCTCGGTGGCACGGATCGGGCCGTCCAGGTGGTAGTAGGGCTCGCCGCCGACGAGGGCCTGGGAGACGATGCGCGCTCGTGGGGTCAGGCCGAGCGCGGCCGCGTGATCGGAGTCCATGAGCAGGACGGCGGCGGCACCGTCGGAGACCTGCGAGGAGGTTCCGGCGGTGTGCCGGCCTCCGTCGAGCATGGGCTTGAGCTTGGCGAGACCCTCCGGCGTGCTCTCGCGCGGACCCTGATCGCGCGCGACCTCGATGGTCTCGCCCGTCGGCGCACCGTCGACCATCGCGGGCGCCTTGAGCGGTACGACCTCCCGGTCGAACCGGCCCTCCGCCCAGGCCTGCAGTGCCTTGCGCTGCGAGGCGAGGCCGAAGGCGTCGATGTCCTCGCGGCTCAGGCCGCGGCGCTCGGCGATCCGCTCGGCGGCGAGGAACTGGTTGGGCATGTCGATGGTCCACGACGGCGGGCGCGAGTTGCCGAGGCCCTCCGGTCGGTTCGCGCCCAGCGGGATGCGGCTCATGGATTCGACGCCGCAGGAGATGCCCGCCGAGATCGCGTCCGTGGCGATGAGACCGGCGATGAGGCCGGTCGCCTGCTGCGCGGAGCCGCACTGCGCGTCGATGGTGGTGGCGCCGGTGAGTTCGGGCAGGCCCGCGTTGAGCCAGGCCGTGCGGGTGATGTTGCCCGCCTGCTCGCCCGCCTGGGTGACGTTGCCGCCGATGATCTGCTCGATCTGCGCGGGCTCGACCCCGGCGTGCTCGAGGAGGGCCGTGACGGTGCCGCCGAGGAGTTCGGCGGGATGCAGGCCGCTGAGCCAGCCGCCCCGCTTGCCGATGGGGCTGCGGACGGCGTCGACGATGACGGGGATGCCCATATCGATCGTTCCTCACATTTCTCGGCTCTCCCGAACAGGTAGAGCACGTTCTCGATTGTGGCGCGCAGCTCCGGCTCTGTCGAGCCTCGTGCGGTGGCGCCGCGGCTGGTTCGTCCCTGTGTAACTGCTGTGGGCGCAGCGTCCTTCGCAATCTAGCTCACGAGCGGAGCGTCTGTGCTTCAATGAGTAGAACATGTTTCAGATACGCCTGGCCAGAGACCGGGTGAAGACGCTTGAGGAGGCGGCGTGAGCGTGCACTTCCCCGCGGGGTTCGATTTCACCAGCCCCGACCTGTGGTCGGAGCGACGGCCGGAGACCGAGTTCGCCGAGCTGCGGCGATCGGCCCCGGTGTGGTGGCAGGACATCCTGCCCGGCACCACCGGATTCGATGACGGCGGGTTCTGGGTGGTGTCCAAGCTGGAGGACATCAAGGCGATCTCGCGCAACCCGAAACAGTACTCCAACTGGGAGAACGGCGCGATCGTGCGCTTCGGCCCCGAGATCGAGCGCGAGCAGATCGACATGCAGCGCATGCTGCTGTTGAACATGGATCCGCCGCAGCACACGAAGACGCGGCGCATCATCTCCCGCGGGTTCACTCCGAAGGCGGTCGCCTCGCTGCACGACGCGCTGGCCGGGCGGGCCGAGCAGATCGTGCACGAGGCCCGCAAGACGGGCGGAGGCGACTTCGTCGAGCAGGTCGCGTCCGAACTCCCCTTGCAGGCGATCGCCGAGCTGCTCGGTGTGCCCCAGGAGGACCGGCGCAAGCTCTTCGACTGGTCCAACTCGATGATGGCCTACGACGATCCGGAGTTCGAGGGCAACTACCTCGACGCGATGACGCAGTTCACGGGCTACTCGTGGAACCTGGCGGAGGAGCGTCGCAAGTGTCCGATGGATGACATCGTGACCTCTCTGATCCAGGCCGACATCGACGGCGAGTCGCTGGGCAGCGACGAGTTCGCCTTCTTCGTGCTCCTGCTCGCCGTCGCCGGCAACGAGACCACGCGCAACGCGATCAGCCACGGTATGAAGGCCTTCGTGGACTACCCCGAGCAGTGGGAGATCTATAAGGAGCAGCGGCCGCGCACGGCCCCCGACGAGATCGTCCGCTGGGCGACACCCGTCTCGGTGTTCCAGCGCACCGCGCTCGAGGACGTCCAGCTCGGCGAGCAGACGATCAAGAAGGGCCAGCGCGTCGCGCTGTTCTACGCCTCGGCCAACTTCGACGAGGACGCCTTCGAGGATCCCTACACCTTCAACATCCTGCGCGACCCGAACCCGCACGTCGGCTTCGGCGGCTCGGGCACCCACCACTGCGTGGGCGCCAACCTCGCCCGCCTGGAGATGGACTTGATGTTCAAGGCGATCGCGGACGTGATGCCGAACCTGCGTGAGCTCGAGCCCCCGCAGCGCCTGCGCTCCGGCTGGCTCAACGGCATCAAGCACTGGAAGGTCGCGTACGAGTAGCCGATCGCCCGAGGATTCCGCATCCTGCTGCCCTCCGAAGCCGAATCAGGCTTCGGAGCGCATTTCATTGCGGATCTCCCGGAAAACGGATCGCCCCGGGTGCCGCATGCGGACTACGGTGGCGCCGGTGAGCACACCCGAATCCCATGAGGAAGGGGTCGCCGGTCCCGCCGTCGGCCCCGCGCAGCGCGCCGACGTGCGCTGATCGAGCCGACTGCGGCGACCGGAGACGATGCCCCGTTTCCCTCGCCCCAGGAGTTCTTCGTGCCTCGGCTCGTCCTGTTCCTCGCCCTCGCCGTCTTCGCGATGGGTACCTCCGAATTCATGCTCTCCGGCGTCCTGCCCGCTCTCGCCGACGATCTCGCGGTCACCACGTCCGCCGCGGGCGGCCTCGTCTCCGCCTACGCGCTGGGCATGGTCGTCGGTGCACCGGCCACCGCCGCCCTCGCGCGACGGTGGCCCCCGCGCGCGGCCCTGCTCGTGTTCCTCGCGGTGTTCGCGGCGGTCCACGCCGTCGGTGCGCTCACCGCGTCCCTGCCGGTGCTGCTCGTGACCCGGGTACTGGCGGCGGTCGCCAACGCCGGCTTCCTCGCCGTCGCCTTCACGGTGGCGACGGCCGCCGTGGGCCCCGACCGCCGCGCCCGCGCCCTGTCGGTTCTGCTGGCCGGCACCACGATCGCCATGGTCGCGGGCGTCCCGGCCGGTGCCGTCGTGGGCGCGGCGGCGGGGTGGCGAACCCTGTTCTGGGCGGTCGCGGTGCTCTGCCTGCCGCCGTTCGTTGCGATCCTCGCCGTGGCGCCGGGGGATCGATCCGAGGCCGCCGGCGGCCGCCCGTCGTTGCGTGGGGAGATCCGCGCGCTCCGGAACCCGAGGGCGGCAGTGCTGCTCGCTCTGACCGCGCTGGTGAACGCGGGAACCTTCGGGATGCTGACGTATCTCGCCGTCCCGGTGCAGGAGACGCTCTCACCTTCGTGGATTCCCGGAGTGCTGCTGCTCTTCGGAGTCGGGGCGTGCCTCGGTGTTGCCCTCGTCGGGCGGATCGCTGACGCACGCCCGTGGGCGCTTCTCGCCACGGCCGCCCCGACTCTGGTGGGCGCGTGGGCGGCGCTCGCGACCGGTGGCCGGGCACCGCTCGTTCTGCTGACGGCCGTGCCTGCGGCAGGCCTGCTCGCGTTCGCCGTCGGCGGGACCTTGATCGCGCTCGTGATCGACTCGGCCGCAGGGCGGACGCCCACCATGGCGGGCGCCTACGCCACCGCGGCGCTCAACGTCGGCGCGGTGGCCGGTCCGGTGGGCGCCGGTGCCGCGCTCGAACGCGTCGGTGGGGGCGCGGGGCCCGCGTGGTTCGCCGCGTCCGCTGTCGCGGTGGCGCTGGTCCTGGGTGGGCTTCTACGTCGGGCGGGACGATAGCGATGCGCGGGCTACTCGCGTTCGGGAGTGGCTACTGCGGCTTGTCCGCGCCCACCAGCCACATGGAGAAGTACTGCGAGCCGCCGCCGTAGGCGTGGCCGAGGGCGGTGCGGGCGCCGTCGACCTGGTAGTCCCCGGCCCGGCCCATGACCTGCTTGGCGGCCTCGGCGAACCGGATCATGCCGGAGGCGCCGATCGGGTTGGACGAGAGCACGCCGCCCGACGGATTGACCGGCAGCTCGCCGCCGATCTCGGTGCCGCCGGATTCGGTGAGCTTCCAGCCCTGGCCTTCGGGCACGAAGCCGAGGTTCTCGAGCCACATCGGCTCGAACCAGGAGAACGGCACGTAGATCTCCGCGGCGTCGACCTGACTCAGCGGATCGGTGATGCCGGCGTCGCGCCAGAGGGCGGCCGCGGCGTCCTGGCCGGCGCGCGGGCTCACGTGCTCGCGGCCGGCGTAGGCCAGCGGCTCGGTGCGCATGGCGGTCGCGAGGACCCAGCCGACGCGGTTGCCGGTGGCGGCCTCCGAGGCGGCGGCCGCCTCCTCGTCGCCGAGCACGATGGCGCACGCGCCGTCGGACGACGGGCAGGTCTCGTCGAATCGGATCGGGTCCCACAGCATCTGCGACGCCTGCACCGATTCGAGGGTGATGTCGGGCTGGTGCAGGTGGGCGAGCGGATTGCGCGCGCCGTTGCGTCGGTCCTTCACGGCGACCATCGCACCGACGTGCTCGGGGGCGCCCGAGCGCCGGATGTAGGAGCGTACGTGCGGGGCGAAGTAGCCGCCCGCTCCCGCACCGACGGGGACCGTGAACGGAACCGGGATCGACAGCGCCCACATGGCGTTCGACTCCGACTGCTTCTCCCAGGCGACGGTGAGCACCCGCTTGTGCACACCGGATTTCACCAGGGCGGCGGCGACGGCGGCGGTCGAACCGCCCACCGAGCCCGCCGTGTGCACGCGCAGCAGCGGCTTGCCGACGGCGCCCAGGGCGTCGGCGAGGAACAGCTCGGGCATCATGACGCCCTCGAACATGTCCGGCGCCTTGCCGATCACGATCGCGTCGATGTCGGCCATCGTGGTGCCGGCGTCGAGCAGCGCGGCGTCGACGGCCTCGCGGATCATGCCGGCCATCGAGACGTCCGTGCGCTTGGCGCGGTGACGGGTCTGTCCCGTTCCGAGTACGGCGGTGGGCTTACCCATCACTTGGCCTCCATCACTGCGATCAGGTTCTGCTGCAGGGCGTGCCCGCTCGTGGCGTGGGCGAGGACGCGCTCGGCGTCGCCGTTCCACACGGCGCGCGCCGCCTCACCGATCCGCGCCAGGCCGGCGGAGAACATCGGATTACCCACGAGCGCACCGCCGGACGGGTTGATCCGTACATCGTCCCCGAGGCCGATCGCATTGCGCAGAATCAGCTCCTGGTGCGTGAACGGCGCGTGCAGCTCGGCGAGGCGCACGCCGTCGGCACCCGCGGCGCGGGCAGCGGCCGTCGTCGACGGGGACTGTGTCAGGTCGCGCGATCCCAAGGCGGGCGAATCGATCCGGTGCTCGAGCCCGGTGATGAACGCCGGGTTCTCACGGATCTCGCGGGCGCGTTCCGCCGAGGCCAGGACGGCGACCGCGGCGCCGTCGGTGACGGGCGCGATGTCGTGCCGGCGCAGCGGATCCGCCCAGAGCGGTTCGGCCAGTAGCTTGTCGGCGTCGACGGTGCGCGAGACCTGCGCGCCCGGATTCGCTGTGGCATCGCCCAGGCTGCGTGCGGCGACGGCGGCCATGTCGGCCTCGGTCCACGCGCCCGAGTCGATGCCGGCGCGGGCCTGCAGCGCGGCGACGGACACCGAATCGGGCCAGAGCGGCGCGACGGTGTACGGGTCGAGCTGCATGGTGAGAGTGCGGCGCAGGACCCCGGCGGAGGACTTGCCGAAGCCGTAGACGAGCGCGGTGTCGACCTCGCCCGTGCGGATCTTCACCCACGCCTCGTACAGGGCCCAGGCGGCGTCCATCTCCACGTGCGACTCGTTGATCGGCGGCACGGCGCCGATGGAGTCGATCGCGGCGATGAACGAGAAGGCCCGCCCGGCAAGGTAGTCCGACGAGCCGGAGCACCAGAATCCGATGTCGGACTTGGTGAGGCCGGTCTGCGCGAACGCATCGGCGAACAGCGGGATCAGCATCTCCACGCCGTTGGTGGTGGTCTGGGCGGCGCGCAGCGACGGAGTGGCGGCGTAGCCGACGACGGCGACGGAGCCGTCGGGATCGGTGCAGGTGCGTGTGCTCACAGGTGCTTCTCGTAACTGGAGTAGGGGGCGTCCGGGTCGCCGGTCGGCTCGAAGTGGGAGATGTTGCCGGGGCTCTCGGTCCATTCCTCGCGCGGCTTCCACACGGCGCGCACGCGCATGCCCATGCGCACCTCGGAGGGGTCGCAGCCGAGCACGAGATGCAGGAACGGGATGTCGGCACCGTCGATCAGCACGTAGGCGGCGACGTACGGGGGCTTGATCCGCTGGCCCTGGAAGGGCACGTTGACCACGCAGAAGGTGGTGACGACGCCGGTGTCCGGGAGGTCGACCTCGTCCGTGGTGGGGATGCCGTCGATCGGGCAGGCGTTGCGGGGCGGGACGTAGACATTGCCGCACTTCCCGCAGCGCTGGCCCAGCAACCGCCCTTCGGCGAGGGCCCGCAGGTACCGCGTCTCGGGTTCGGACGCCGAGTGCTCGAGCCGCAGTTCCACGGGGGTGGTGAGGATCTCGATCGGCTCGCCGGCAGGCTCCGCGACGTCGGGGACGCCGCCGCCCTCGCCGGGCACGAAGTGCGTGATGTCGCCGATCGCGCCGGTCGTCTCGGCCGCCCAGCGGGCGTGCACCCGCATCCCGGTCGCCATGTCGGCGCTGCTCGCGACATTGACGGCGTGCAGCAGCGCCGTGTCGGCACCGTCGAGCCGGATGAGGGCGTAGGCGAACGGCCGGTCGAAGGGCTGCCCGTCGACGGGGTGCTGGTTCCAGCTCCAGGAGGTCACCGTGCCGGTGTCGGAGACGGGGACCACCTCGGTGAGGGCGGCGGTGGTGTCGGGATCGAACTCGAGCGGGGGCACGTGCACCCGTCCGGCCGCGTCCCGGGTGCCGACGATGCGGCGCGCGCGGAGGTTCGTCATGAACGCGCCCAGGACCGGCCCGAGCGACCGGGTGTAGTCGAAGGACAGGTGCATCGGCGCCGAGAGGGTCTGCGGTTCAGCGGTCACCTCACGAGTGAAACATGTTCTAACTTTTTGGCGCAAGGGTATCCCGGAAACGGCGCGATGCCTTTACCGTGAAGAAAGTTCGTACCGCGTTCCGCGCCGGTATCCCCGTCACGATCCACGAGGTGTTCCATGGACGATCTGCACCGCGAGCCGCTCGCCGGCGACATCCTGCTCGGTTCGCTGGGCGCCTACTCCGACCGGACGGCCGTGCACGTCACCGGGCCCGAGGGGGACAGCACGCTCACCTACGCCCAGGTGCGCGACGAGGTGAGCCGGTACGCCCAGGCCTACGCGTCGTTCGGCCTGGGCGTCGGCAGCCCGGTCGCGATGCTCTCGGGCAATCGGCACGAGGTGCTGATCGCCCAGTCCACCAATCTGATCACCGGCGTCCGGTTCGCCGCGCTGCACCCGATGGGCTCGCTCGACGATCACGTCTACGTCATGGAGGACGCGGGAATCGAGACGCTCATCTACGACCCGCAGCTCTACGAACAGCGCGCCGCGGACCTGCGGGAACGCGTGCCCGGCCTGAAGACCCTGCTCTCGCTCGGCCCCACGGAGCACGGGGTCGACCTGACCGCCGTCGCGGCCGGGTTCGAGCCCGGACCGCTCGCCGCGCACACCGCGGACCCGTCGTCGACCGCCAGCCTGGCCTACACCGGCGGTACCACGGGCAAGAGCAAGGGCGTCATGCTCAGCTACTCCGGCGGCGCCTCCCTGCTGCGCATCCAGCGCACGGAATGGGAATGGCCGCAGGAGATCCGGTTCCTGGTGTGCGCGCCGCTCAGCCACGCGGGCGGTGCCTTCTGGAACCCGACGTCGATGTCCGGCGGTTCGATGGTGGTGCTGCCCCGGTTCGAGCCCGAGGCGGTGCTGGCGGCCATCGAGAAGTACCGCATCACCGCGACGATGCTGGTGCCCACCATGATCTACGCCCTGCTCGATCACCCGAAGTTCGACGACTACGACCTCTCCAGCCTGGAGACCGTCTTCTACGGCGCCTCCGCGATCTCGCCGACCCGGCTCACCGAGGCCATCGAGCGCATCGGCCCCAAGTTCTTCCAGTTCTACGGCCAGGCCGAGTGCCCCATGACCATCTCCGTGCTCCGCCGCGCCGACCACGACCCGTCGAAGCCGGAGCGGCTGGCGAGCTGCGGCAAGCCCGTCCCGTGGGTGAACGTCGCCCTGCTCGACGACGCCGGGCGCCCTGTCGAACCCGGTGCGCCGGGGGAGATCTGCGTGCGCGGGCCGCTGGTCATGCAGGGCTACCTGAACAAGCCCGAGCAGACCGCCGAGGCCACCGCGCACGGCTGGCTGCACACCGGCGACGTGGGCCGGTTCGACGACGAGGGCTACCTCTACATCGTCGACAGGAAGAAGGACATGGTGGTGACCGGCGGCTTCAACGTCTTCCCCCGCGAGGTCGAGGACGTGATCTCGACGCACCCGTCCGTCGCCTCGGTCGCGGTGATCGGCGTGCCCGATGAGAAGTGGGGCGAGGCGGTCAAAGCGGTCGTGGTCCCCCGCGCCGGCGCAAGCGTCGACGTCGAGGAACTGCGCGCGCTGGTCCGCGATCGGAAGGGGGCCGTCTACACGCCCAAGACCGTCGACCTCGTCGAATCGATCCCCGTGAGCCCCCTCGGCAAGCCCGACAAGAAGGCGCTGCGCGCCCAGTACGCCTGACCACCCGACGCAACAGCAGGAGAGCCCTGATCCTTCAGCCGAGGATCAGGGCTCTCCTGCTGTCGAGTCACAGCGGGCGCTCGCGCGGGAGGCTCAGCGGCCCTCGAAGGCGGGGGTGCGCTTCTCGGCGAAGGCGCGCGGGCCCTCCTTGGCATCGCGGGAGAGGAAGACGGGCAGGCCCTCCTTCGCGTCGATCGCGAAGGCCTCCTCCTCGTGCATGCCCTCGGTCGCGCGCATGGTGCGCAGCATCGCCTGCACGGCCAGCGGGCCGTTCGCGTTGATCAGGTCGGCCAACTCCAGGGCCTTGTCTAGCGCGGTGCCGTCGGGCACGACGTGGCCGATCAGGCCGTACTCCTTGGCCTCGGCCGCGGTGATGTGCCGACCGGTGAGCAGTAGATCCGCCGCCACCGTGTAGGGGATCTGCCGCGGCAGCCGGACGGCCGAGCCGCCCATCGGGTAGAGGCTCCACTTGGCCTCGGACACACCGAACTTCGCGCTCTCGCCCGCGACGCGGATGTCGGTGCCCTGCAGGATCTCCGTGCCACCGGCGATGGCGGCGCCCTCGACCGCGGCGATGAGCGGCTTGCCGGGGCGGCGGCCCTTGATCAGTCCCGGGATCCGGGCCGGATCGAAGGCGCTGCCCTCCTTCATCGCCTCGCCCGGGTTCGACTTCGCCATGTTCTTCAGGTCCGCGCCGGCGCAGAAGGCGCCGCCCGCGCCGGTGAGGACGGCGCTGCGGATCTCCGGATCGTCGTCGATCCGGTCCCAGGCGTCGCTGAGGATCTGCAGCATCTCCCCGGTGAGCGCGTTCTTGCGTTCCGGCCGGTTCATCGTGATGAGCAGGGTGTGACCGCGCTGCTCGACGAGGGCGTGTGGGGCGTTGTCGGACATGGCGAAAGCTCCTCGGTCCAGGATCCCCGGAGAAATGGGGGTCGGCAATTGCGGCAATCCGCTGCCACCGAACAGTAACAGGTTCTAGTTTGGAGGAAAGAAGTCTTCAGGAGGTTTCATGCGCACACCCCTGTGCGAGGACCTGGGCATCGAGTACCCGGTCATCGCCTTCACCCCGTCGGAGCACGTGGCCGCAGCGGTCTCCCGGGCCGGCGGCCTCGGCGTCCTCGGCTGCGTCCGGTTCAACGACCCCGACGAGCTCGACGCCGTCCTCGACTGGATGGACGCCAACACCGACGGCCGGCCCTACGGCGTCGACATCGTGATGCCCAACAAGGTGCCCACCGAGGGCAGCGCGGGCGATCTCACCGAGCTCATCCCCGCCGAGCACCGCGCCTTCGTGGAGCGCACCCTGCGGGAGCTCGGGGTGCCGGAGCTGCCCGACGGTGCCGCCGGTGCGGGGGTGCTCGGCTGGCTGCACTCGGTGGCCCGATCGCACGTCGACGTCGCACTCAAGCACCGGATCTCGTTGATCGCCAACGCCCTCGGCTCGCCGCCGAAGGAC
Proteins encoded in this window:
- a CDS encoding AMP-binding protein, yielding MDDLHREPLAGDILLGSLGAYSDRTAVHVTGPEGDSTLTYAQVRDEVSRYAQAYASFGLGVGSPVAMLSGNRHEVLIAQSTNLITGVRFAALHPMGSLDDHVYVMEDAGIETLIYDPQLYEQRAADLRERVPGLKTLLSLGPTEHGVDLTAVAAGFEPGPLAAHTADPSSTASLAYTGGTTGKSKGVMLSYSGGASLLRIQRTEWEWPQEIRFLVCAPLSHAGGAFWNPTSMSGGSMVVLPRFEPEAVLAAIEKYRITATMLVPTMIYALLDHPKFDDYDLSSLETVFYGASAISPTRLTEAIERIGPKFFQFYGQAECPMTISVLRRADHDPSKPERLASCGKPVPWVNVALLDDAGRPVEPGAPGEICVRGPLVMQGYLNKPEQTAEATAHGWLHTGDVGRFDDEGYLYIVDRKKDMVVTGGFNVFPREVEDVISTHPSVASVAVIGVPDEKWGEAVKAVVVPRAGASVDVEELRALVRDRKGAVYTPKTVDLVESIPVSPLGKPDKKALRAQYA
- a CDS encoding crotonase/enoyl-CoA hydratase family protein; this encodes MSDNAPHALVEQRGHTLLITMNRPERKNALTGEMLQILSDAWDRIDDDPEIRSAVLTGAGGAFCAGADLKNMAKSNPGEAMKEGSAFDPARIPGLIKGRRPGKPLIAAVEGAAIAGGTEILQGTDIRVAGESAKFGVSEAKWSLYPMGGSAVRLPRQIPYTVAADLLLTGRHITAAEAKEYGLIGHVVPDGTALDKALELADLINANGPLAVQAMLRTMRATEGMHEEEAFAIDAKEGLPVFLSRDAKEGPRAFAEKRTPAFEGR
- a CDS encoding steroid 3-ketoacyl-CoA thiolase; translation: MGIPVIVDAVRSPIGKRGGWLSGLHPAELLGGTVTALLEHAGVEPAQIEQIIGGNVTQAGEQAGNITRTAWLNAGLPELTGATTIDAQCGSAQQATGLIAGLIATDAISAGISCGVESMSRIPLGANRPEGLGNSRPPSWTIDMPNQFLAAERIAERRGLSREDIDAFGLASQRKALQAWAEGRFDREVVPLKAPAMVDGAPTGETIEVARDQGPRESTPEGLAKLKPMLDGGRHTAGTSSQVSDGAAAVLLMDSDHAAALGLTPRARIVSQALVGGEPYYHLDGPIRATERVLERSGRALSDIDLFEVNEAFASVVLSWQQVIGPDPDKVNVNGGAIALGHPVGSTGARLITTALHELERRDASTALIAMCCGGAMATGTIIERI
- a CDS encoding MFS transporter; translated protein: MPRLVLFLALAVFAMGTSEFMLSGVLPALADDLAVTTSAAGGLVSAYALGMVVGAPATAALARRWPPRAALLVFLAVFAAVHAVGALTASLPVLLVTRVLAAVANAGFLAVAFTVATAAVGPDRRARALSVLLAGTTIAMVAGVPAGAVVGAAAGWRTLFWAVAVLCLPPFVAILAVAPGDRSEAAGGRPSLRGEIRALRNPRAAVLLALTALVNAGTFGMLTYLAVPVQETLSPSWIPGVLLLFGVGACLGVALVGRIADARPWALLATAAPTLVGAWAALATGGRAPLVLLTAVPAAGLLAFAVGGTLIALVIDSAAGRTPTMAGAYATAALNVGAVAGPVGAGAALERVGGGAGPAWFAASAVAVALVLGGLLRRAGR
- a CDS encoding thiolase domain-containing protein, giving the protein MSTRTCTDPDGSVAVVGYAATPSLRAAQTTTNGVEMLIPLFADAFAQTGLTKSDIGFWCSGSSDYLAGRAFSFIAAIDSIGAVPPINESHVEMDAAWALYEAWVKIRTGEVDTALVYGFGKSSAGVLRRTLTMQLDPYTVAPLWPDSVSVAALQARAGIDSGAWTEADMAAVAARSLGDATANPGAQVSRTVDADKLLAEPLWADPLRRHDIAPVTDGAAVAVLASAERAREIRENPAFITGLEHRIDSPALGSRDLTQSPSTTAAARAAGADGVRLAELHAPFTHQELILRNAIGLGDDVRINPSGGALVGNPMFSAGLARIGEAARAVWNGDAERVLAHATSGHALQQNLIAVMEAK
- a CDS encoding Zn-ribbon domain-containing OB-fold protein — its product is MTAEPQTLSAPMHLSFDYTRSLGPVLGAFMTNLRARRIVGTRDAAGRVHVPPLEFDPDTTAALTEVVPVSDTGTVTSWSWNQHPVDGQPFDRPFAYALIRLDGADTALLHAVNVASSADMATGMRVHARWAAETTGAIGDITHFVPGEGGGVPDVAEPAGEPIEILTTPVELRLEHSASEPETRYLRALAEGRLLGQRCGKCGNVYVPPRNACPIDGIPTTDEVDLPDTGVVTTFCVVNVPFQGQRIKPPYVAAYVLIDGADIPFLHLVLGCDPSEVRMGMRVRAVWKPREEWTESPGNISHFEPTGDPDAPYSSYEKHL
- a CDS encoding thiolase domain-containing protein, encoding MGKPTAVLGTGQTRHRAKRTDVSMAGMIREAVDAALLDAGTTMADIDAIVIGKAPDMFEGVMMPELFLADALGAVGKPLLRVHTAGSVGGSTAAVAAALVKSGVHKRVLTVAWEKQSESNAMWALSIPVPFTVPVGAGAGGYFAPHVRSYIRRSGAPEHVGAMVAVKDRRNGARNPLAHLHQPDITLESVQASQMLWDPIRFDETCPSSDGACAIVLGDEEAAAASEAATGNRVGWVLATAMRTEPLAYAGREHVSPRAGQDAAAALWRDAGITDPLSQVDAAEIYVPFSWFEPMWLENLGFVPEGQGWKLTESGGTEIGGELPVNPSGGVLSSNPIGASGMIRFAEAAKQVMGRAGDYQVDGARTALGHAYGGGSQYFSMWLVGADKPQ
- a CDS encoding cytochrome P450 — encoded protein: MSVHFPAGFDFTSPDLWSERRPETEFAELRRSAPVWWQDILPGTTGFDDGGFWVVSKLEDIKAISRNPKQYSNWENGAIVRFGPEIEREQIDMQRMLLLNMDPPQHTKTRRIISRGFTPKAVASLHDALAGRAEQIVHEARKTGGGDFVEQVASELPLQAIAELLGVPQEDRRKLFDWSNSMMAYDDPEFEGNYLDAMTQFTGYSWNLAEERRKCPMDDIVTSLIQADIDGESLGSDEFAFFVLLLAVAGNETTRNAISHGMKAFVDYPEQWEIYKEQRPRTAPDEIVRWATPVSVFQRTALEDVQLGEQTIKKGQRVALFYASANFDEDAFEDPYTFNILRDPNPHVGFGGSGTHHCVGANLARLEMDLMFKAIADVMPNLRELEPPQRLRSGWLNGIKHWKVAYE